Proteins encoded within one genomic window of Trichoderma asperellum chromosome 2, complete sequence:
- a CDS encoding uncharacterized protein (EggNog:ENOG41): MFRSRYDNSSSILCLTLRTRRIRPLDAQFPCVSPNQFDITPSLSFSRILHHYGMRILDPFLPMDNNLLTLHVNYRTSARKPDDELLADFRQQFPEVSTGVTEPTAPAISQATTAVFNPVINAPTHERVHVENEAFRDMDPTPRAVNDPWRFTPSLLDANAFSFNPLTPGATVATGIPVVTGVPVVTGVPGAQPYYPPTPGGSGTLLPQVMEMQPPPSMAISTGLETPLSVPTTLDIIQPSVEVSNLAVFPAIEAHPIAPFDPFAQAPPPPQPAFVPSEFVHHDTGYETMEPDGSPMDSDPSDERMPTIASALHPQQLAVVQNVQPLPPAAEKFRFHSTLNAPTAMVKHATEIPVTYLNKGQAYTLSVVDTGVHPPVSPGTRYRTYVRISFEDEHQRQKPGVCWSLWKEGRGTNEAHQRGGRLQAVEYVEAGQPAEGDDKRTRIELESSSFDCFSVIWTPGLNGAVEANIPVRFNFLSTDFSHSKGVKGIPVRLCAKTSLFTSDQLPSPPDAVPEICYCKVKLFRDHGAERKLSNDVAHVKKSIDKLKQQIAQAESGLKDFKRKRMNGLGKAGMPGKIHKHKRTWSMSSASSAGGAAPRLSLEDDLQFKLQTLQDMFTSTRPVSVLYLRGEELDDPDLHPVSLQGDSSSGKVDFLREGSIWQARSTHSSVAGSLVSPSPSSLSLASQASVIGSGVQWQNFDSTGVKRVENPTTISKTDDDGTLSGWIEALGVDPSYRPPPERPVKPVACFYVARIGQTEPGKKEYHRAIYLSARTLQELNNRIGAKWGLDPSRIIRTVHATKIGIEIEVDDEVVQELKEGQDMQLEIEEVVEQPPMKREWEMSIDDAPEASPSTAGLILRLIF, from the exons ATGTTTCGTTCTAGGTACGATAATTCTTCATCTATCCTCTGCCTAACCTTACGGACTCGTCGTATTCGTCCCCTGGACGCGCAGTTCCCATGCGTCTCTCCGAATCAATTTGATATTACTCCATCTCTCAGCTTCTCACGGATATTGCATCATTATGGGATGCGCATTCTCGATCCATTCCTACCTATGGACAATAATTTACTAACGTTGCACGTAAACTATAGAACAAGTGCACGGAAACCCGATGATGAACTATTGGCAGATTTCAGGCAGCAGTTTCCAGAAGTCTCTACTGGAGTCACAGAACCTACGGCTCCAGCCATCTCTcaggcaacaacagcagtttTCAATCCCGTTATCAATGCACCGACTCACGAGAG AGTACATGTTGAAAATGAAGCCTTTCGAGACATGGACCCAACACCTCGGGCTGTTAATGACCCTTGGCGATTTACACCATCGCTCTTAGACGCTAATGCCTTCTCTTTCAACCCTCTCACTCCTGGAGCTACCGTTGCCACTGGAATCCCCGTTGTCACCGGCGTCCCTGTTGTTACTGGCGTCCCTGGTGCTCAACCCTACTATCCTCCTACTCCTGGAGGGTCTGGCACTTTGCTCCCGCAAgtgatggagatgcagccTCCTCCTAGCATGGCTATCAGCACTGGCCTGGAGACACCTTTATCGGTACCCACGACACTTGATATCATACAACCTAGTGTTGAAGTTTCTAATCTGGCAGTCTTTCCTGCGATAGAAGCTCATCCGATAGCCCCCTTTGATCCTTTTGCTCaggcgccgccgcctccgcaACCGGCCTTTGTGCCGTCCGAATTTGTACATCATGATACAGGATACGAAACGATGGAGCCCGATGGATCCCCAATGGACTCTGATCCATCAGACGAGCGAATGCCGACGATCGCCTCTGCGCTACATCCACAGCAACTAGCAGTCGTGCAAAACGTTCAACCTCTTCCGCCTGCCGCCGAAAAGTTTCGCTTCCACTCGACCTTGAATGCTCCAACGGCTATGGTAAAGCATGCCACCGAGATTCCAGTCACTTACCTCAATAAGGGACAAGCATACACCTTATCTGTCGTGGATACAGGCGTCCATCCTCCAGTCAGCCCCGGGACTCGATATAGGACCTATGTGCGTATATCATTCGAAGATGAACATCAGCGACAAAAACCAGGTGTTTGCTGGAGCCTGTggaaagagggaagagggacAAATGAAGCTCACCAAAGAGGAGGCCGGCTCCAAGCTGTTGAGTATGTTGAAGCCGGCCAGCCTGCCGAAGGCGATGATAAGAGAACTCGGATAGAGCTGGAGTCGTCTTCCTTTGACTGCTTTTCTGTTATCTGGACCCCAGGCTTGAATGGCGCCGTTGAAGCTAATATCCCCGTTCGCTTCAATTTCCTTTCAACAGACTTCAGTCATTCAAAAGGTGTTAAAGGTATTCCGGTTCGACTCTGCGCCAAGACTAGCCTCTTTACCTCAGATCAGCTACCCTCGCCTCCGGATGCCGTTCCTGAGATTTGCTATTGCAAAGTCAAGCTTTTCAGGGATCACGGTGCTGAGCGAAAGTTGTCCAACGATGTAGCTCATGTGAAAAAGTCGATTGACAAGCTCAAGCAGCAAATTGCGCAGGCTGAGAGTGGACTGAAAGATTTCAAGCGAAAAAGAATGAACGGCTTGGGTAAAGCAGGGATGCCCGGCAAGATACACAAACACAAGAGAACTTGGTCTATGTCTTCAGCTAGCTCTGCTGGTGGCGCAGCTCCTCGCCTCTCGTTGGAAGATGACTTGCAATTCAAGTTGCAGACACTTCAGGATATGTTTACAAGTACGAGGCCGGTGAGCGTTTTGTATTTACGGGGTGAGGAGCTTGACGACCCTGACCTGCATCCCGTATCGCTACAGGGCGACTCGTCGTCTGGCAAGGTGGACTTTTTGCGCGAAGGAAGCATTTGGCAGGCCCGCAGCACCCACAGTTCTGTAGCTGGCTCACTGGTTTCTCCCTCCCCTAGCTCACTCTCTCTAGCATCTCAGGCATCTGTTATCGGCTCTGGCGTCCAGTGGCAGAACTTCGACTCGACCGGCGTCAAGAGGGTGGAAAATCCCACCACAATTAGCAAAACAGACGACGATGGTACCTTGAGTGGATGGATTGAAGCACTAGGCGTTGACCCCTCTTACCGACCTCCTCCTGAACGGCCCGTGAAACCAGTTGCATGTTTCTACGTTGCCCGCATAGGACAAACGGAGCccggaaagaaagaataccACAGGGCGATTTACCTTTCTGCGCGTACACTCCAAGAACTCAACAATCGGATCGGCGCCAAGTGGGGTCTCGACCCATCTCGTATTATTCGAACAGTACATGCGACAAAGATTGGTATAGAGATCGAAGTGGATGATGAAGTGGTACAGGAGCTGAAAGAGGGCCAAGATATGCAGttggagattgaagaagTGGTTGAACAGCCACCGATGAAACGGGAGTGGGAGATGTCGATTGATGACGCACCCGAGGCGTCTCCATCAACAGCAGGCCTAATTCTTAGGCTTATTTTCTAA
- a CDS encoding uncharacterized protein (EggNog:ENOG41) has product MDPTPRAVNDPWRFTPSLLDANAFSFNPLTPGATVATGIPVVTGVPVVTGVPGAQPYYPPTPGGSGTLLPQVMEMQPPPSMAISTGLETPLSVPTTLDIIQPSVEVSNLAVFPAIEAHPIAPFDPFAQAPPPPQPAFVPSEFVHHDTGYETMEPDGSPMDSDPSDERMPTIASALHPQQLAVVQNVQPLPPAAEKFRFHSTLNAPTAMVKHATEIPVTYLNKGQAYTLSVVDTGVHPPVSPGTRYRTYVRISFEDEHQRQKPGVCWSLWKEGRGTNEAHQRGGRLQAVEYVEAGQPAEGDDKRTRIELESSSFDCFSVIWTPGLNGAVEANIPVRFNFLSTDFSHSKGVKGIPVRLCAKTSLFTSDQLPSPPDAVPEICYCKVKLFRDHGAERKLSNDVAHVKKSIDKLKQQIAQAESGLKDFKRKRMNGLGKAGMPGKIHKHKRTWSMSSASSAGGAAPRLSLEDDLQFKLQTLQDMFTSTRPVSVLYLRGEELDDPDLHPVSLQGDSSSGKVDFLREGSIWQARSTHSSVAGSLVSPSPSSLSLASQASVIGSGVQWQNFDSTGVKRVENPTTISKTDDDGTLSGWIEALGVDPSYRPPPERPVKPVACFYVARIGQTEPGKKEYHRAIYLSARTLQELNNRIGAKWGLDPSRIIRTVHATKIGIEIEVDDEVVQELKEGQDMQLEIEEVVEQPPMKREWEMSIDDAPEASPSTAGLILRLIF; this is encoded by the coding sequence ATGGACCCAACACCTCGGGCTGTTAATGACCCTTGGCGATTTACACCATCGCTCTTAGACGCTAATGCCTTCTCTTTCAACCCTCTCACTCCTGGAGCTACCGTTGCCACTGGAATCCCCGTTGTCACCGGCGTCCCTGTTGTTACTGGCGTCCCTGGTGCTCAACCCTACTATCCTCCTACTCCTGGAGGGTCTGGCACTTTGCTCCCGCAAgtgatggagatgcagccTCCTCCTAGCATGGCTATCAGCACTGGCCTGGAGACACCTTTATCGGTACCCACGACACTTGATATCATACAACCTAGTGTTGAAGTTTCTAATCTGGCAGTCTTTCCTGCGATAGAAGCTCATCCGATAGCCCCCTTTGATCCTTTTGCTCaggcgccgccgcctccgcaACCGGCCTTTGTGCCGTCCGAATTTGTACATCATGATACAGGATACGAAACGATGGAGCCCGATGGATCCCCAATGGACTCTGATCCATCAGACGAGCGAATGCCGACGATCGCCTCTGCGCTACATCCACAGCAACTAGCAGTCGTGCAAAACGTTCAACCTCTTCCGCCTGCCGCCGAAAAGTTTCGCTTCCACTCGACCTTGAATGCTCCAACGGCTATGGTAAAGCATGCCACCGAGATTCCAGTCACTTACCTCAATAAGGGACAAGCATACACCTTATCTGTCGTGGATACAGGCGTCCATCCTCCAGTCAGCCCCGGGACTCGATATAGGACCTATGTGCGTATATCATTCGAAGATGAACATCAGCGACAAAAACCAGGTGTTTGCTGGAGCCTGTggaaagagggaagagggacAAATGAAGCTCACCAAAGAGGAGGCCGGCTCCAAGCTGTTGAGTATGTTGAAGCCGGCCAGCCTGCCGAAGGCGATGATAAGAGAACTCGGATAGAGCTGGAGTCGTCTTCCTTTGACTGCTTTTCTGTTATCTGGACCCCAGGCTTGAATGGCGCCGTTGAAGCTAATATCCCCGTTCGCTTCAATTTCCTTTCAACAGACTTCAGTCATTCAAAAGGTGTTAAAGGTATTCCGGTTCGACTCTGCGCCAAGACTAGCCTCTTTACCTCAGATCAGCTACCCTCGCCTCCGGATGCCGTTCCTGAGATTTGCTATTGCAAAGTCAAGCTTTTCAGGGATCACGGTGCTGAGCGAAAGTTGTCCAACGATGTAGCTCATGTGAAAAAGTCGATTGACAAGCTCAAGCAGCAAATTGCGCAGGCTGAGAGTGGACTGAAAGATTTCAAGCGAAAAAGAATGAACGGCTTGGGTAAAGCAGGGATGCCCGGCAAGATACACAAACACAAGAGAACTTGGTCTATGTCTTCAGCTAGCTCTGCTGGTGGCGCAGCTCCTCGCCTCTCGTTGGAAGATGACTTGCAATTCAAGTTGCAGACACTTCAGGATATGTTTACAAGTACGAGGCCGGTGAGCGTTTTGTATTTACGGGGTGAGGAGCTTGACGACCCTGACCTGCATCCCGTATCGCTACAGGGCGACTCGTCGTCTGGCAAGGTGGACTTTTTGCGCGAAGGAAGCATTTGGCAGGCCCGCAGCACCCACAGTTCTGTAGCTGGCTCACTGGTTTCTCCCTCCCCTAGCTCACTCTCTCTAGCATCTCAGGCATCTGTTATCGGCTCTGGCGTCCAGTGGCAGAACTTCGACTCGACCGGCGTCAAGAGGGTGGAAAATCCCACCACAATTAGCAAAACAGACGACGATGGTACCTTGAGTGGATGGATTGAAGCACTAGGCGTTGACCCCTCTTACCGACCTCCTCCTGAACGGCCCGTGAAACCAGTTGCATGTTTCTACGTTGCCCGCATAGGACAAACGGAGCccggaaagaaagaataccACAGGGCGATTTACCTTTCTGCGCGTACACTCCAAGAACTCAACAATCGGATCGGCGCCAAGTGGGGTCTCGACCCATCTCGTATTATTCGAACAGTACATGCGACAAAGATTGGTATAGAGATCGAAGTGGATGATGAAGTGGTACAGGAGCTGAAAGAGGGCCAAGATATGCAGttggagattgaagaagTGGTTGAACAGCCACCGATGAAACGGGAGTGGGAGATGTCGATTGATGACGCACCCGAGGCGTCTCCATCAACAGCAGGCCTAATTCTTAGGCTTATTTTCTAA
- a CDS encoding uncharacterized protein (EggNog:ENOG41~TransMembrane:1 (o17-35i)), which produces MGGILVKEALAISFHDSPLYSMLWIFTYSIVFFGVPHRGSRHAAWGKMAARMVQLFTGRPNENFLSSVEEGSSYNADLSERFGALIDAFKYFSICETLPDHSHIEIGLIVEMDSATLDLPDSQEVKLYPNRTHRTICKFANSSEPEWQQIADILVRGAAVAANFTGYSPNMATRQMTVIHSDGEVMFHIATHRIKKLTI; this is translated from the exons ATGGGTGGAATCCTTGTTAAAGAGGCCTTGGCAATTTCTTTCCACGATAGCCCGCTCTACTCAATGCTTTGGATTTTCACGTACAGCATAGTCTTTTTCGGTGTTCCTCACAGGGGATCCAGGCACGCTGCGTGGGGAAAGATGGCTGCACGAATGGTGCAACTATTTACCGGGCGACCTAACGAGAACTTCCTCAGCAGCGTGGAAGAAGGCTCTAGCTACAATGCCGATCTCAGTGAAAGATTCGGCGCTTTGATTGACGCATTCAAGTATTTTAGCATATGTGAGACATTACCAGATCACAGTCACATCGAGATTGGACTT ATTGTCGAAATGGACAGCGCAACTCTGGATCTTCCCGACTCGCAAGAGGTCAAGCTATATCCTAATCGCACTCACAGAACGATCTGCAAATTTGCTAACAGCTCAGAACCTGAATGGCAGCAGATTGCCGACATTCTAGTTCGtggagctgctgttgccgccaACTTTACAGGCTACAGCCCAAATATGGCCACTCGCCAAATGACAGTGATCCACTCTGACGGTGAAGTCATGTTCCATATTGCCACTCAtagaataaagaaactaaccATATAG
- a CDS encoding uncharacterized protein (EggNog:ENOG41), giving the protein MEPAAAPNTNWLQTIRDPDNANLDIVAVHGMNVSGANGHSENTWTERESGTHWLKDLLPEVLP; this is encoded by the exons ATG GAACCGGCCGCTGCACCGAATACAAACTGGTTGCAGACCATCCGCGACCCCGACAATGCGAATCTAGA CATTGTTGCAGTTCATGGCATGAACGTGAGCGGTGCCAACGGCCACTCCGAGAACACTTGGACGGAGAGAGAGTCGGGAACACACTGGTTAAAAGATCTCCTGCCTGAAGTTCTCCCGTGA